One Coregonus clupeaformis isolate EN_2021a chromosome 21, ASM2061545v1, whole genome shotgun sequence DNA window includes the following coding sequences:
- the LOC121534731 gene encoding endothelin receptor type B-like, with product MAKTLFISFLLVLLAGHLLVVTGQATRTPVSQDARTDVHPSATQKPVISGREDRFNANVTTPRRMRPLPPMCSGPTEIRDTFKYINTVVSCLVFVVGIIGNSTLLRIIYRNKCMRNGPNILIGSLALGDLLHIVIDIPINVYKLLAEDWPFGVGLCKLVPFVQKASVGITVLSLCALSIDRYRAVASWNRIKGIGVPKWTAIEIALIWLLSILLAVPEAIAFDMIAMDYKGEHLRICLLHPMQNSDFMRFYKSAKDWWLFSVYFCLPLAITAVFYTLMTCEMLRKKNGVQIALSDHLKQRREVAKTVFCLVFVFALCWLPLHLSRILKLTVYDEKDPNRCELLSFFLVLDYIGINMASLNSCINPIALYMVSKRFKSCFRSCLCCWCLPAEMLMDEKQSCMKLKVSDRASDQSNSRATNKYTSA from the exons ATGGCTAAGACCTTGTTCATCAGTTTCCTGCTGGTTCTCCTGGCGGGACATCTCCTCGTGGTTACCGGACAAGCCACCCGAACACCGGTTTCCCAAGACGCGCGCACAGACGTCCATCCGTCCGCCACACAGAAACCAGTAATCTCTGGGAGAGAGGACAGGTTCAACGCCAATGTCACCACTCCTCGGCGCATGCGACCTTTACCGCCGATGTGCTCGGGACCCACCGAGATCAGAGACACATTTAAGTACATCAACACGGTAGTATCATGTCTCGTGTTTGTGGTCGGTATTATCGGGAACTCCACGCTCCTCAGAATCATTTACAGGAACAAGTGCATGCGCAACGGGCCCAATATTCTCATCGGGAGCCTGGCGCTGGGAGATCTGCTGCACATTGTGATTGATATTCCCATCAACGTGTACAAG CTCCTAGCGGAGGACTGGCCATTTGgtgtgggtctgtgtaaactGGTGCCGTTTGTCCAGAAAGCTTCAGTGGGCATTACTGTGCTGAGCCTGTGTGCTCTGAGCATCGATAG GTACCGAGCAGTAGCGTCGTGGAACCGTATAAAGGGGATTGGTGTTCCCAAGTGGACGGCTATAGAAATCGCACTCATCTGGCTGCTGTCCATCCTGCTGGCTGTCCCCGAAGCTATAGCCTTCGACATGATCGCCATGGACTACAAAGGAGAGCACCTCCGCATCTGTCTGCTACACCCCATGCAGAATTCAGACTTTATGAGG TTCTATAAGTCAGCTAAGGACTGGTGGCTGTTCAGTGTGTATTTCTGCCTGCCTCTGGCCATTACTGCCGTCTTCTACACCCTGATGACTTGTGAGATGCTGAGGAAGAAGAACGGAGTCCAGATCGCCCTGAGTGACCATCTGAAACAG aggCGTGAGGTGGCTAAGACAGTGTTCTGCCTGGTGTTCGTGTTTGCTCTGTGCTGGTTGCCTCTCCATCTCAGCCGCATCCTCAAGCTCACTGTCTATGACGAGAAAGACCCTAACCGCTGTGAACTGCTCAG TTTCTTCCTGGTTCTGGACTACATCGGGATCAACATGGCGTCTCTTAACTCCTGCATAAACCCCATCGCTCTCTACATGGTCAGCAAGCGCTTCAAGAGCTGCTTCAGG tcaTGCCTGTGTTGCTGGTGTCTGCCAGCTGAGATGTTGATGGATGAGAAGCAGTCCTGTATGAAGCTCAAAGTCTCAGACCGGGCCTCCGACCAGAGCAACTCACGCGCTACTAACAAGTACACTTCAGCATGA